taaatacTGGGGTCAGCGCTTTGTAACTGTTAGTAAAagcaatgtatttatatttcacgATCAGAGACGATTCACTTGCAGGCTATACCGGTAAAGAACACAGATGAACACCATAGTGGTAACCCAGCAGCCGCCGCGCAGACGGATGCTGATCGGATCCGTCGATGGCCACAGGGATTGGAATAGCGGGATATGTGCTTGCTTCGCCGATTCCAAACCATGTGAGTTACTGTAACACCAGGCCACACTCAGTCATAGCAGTTGGTTAGATAAATACCTATTATTTCCTTATCTCAGTAAgtacaatctttttatcaatgtttgGACTTATATCCGATCAATGGTTTGGCAATCATTTTAACCACAAAGGTTTGATCTGCTTTTTTGCTGGAACTACACTTATCTCTAATCTGAGTTATAGTGCATTGTCATATTTAGATATCCTGTGAAACGCATGCCCTTTGGAATATAAATAGAAGAAGCGTgcagtataaaaataaatgcaaaatgaaataagtgTATTTTTACACCATGAATGTCAATGTCCTTGTCGGGATTTctgttatatttgttattagcTGCCTTATTCCTAAACATGCAATAATGATTTGTTCGAATTGTAAACTTTCATTCAACCCTTGTTTTCTTTCAGTGACGATGACGTACTGCTGCCTGGCGTGCGTAGTCTGTGACATCTCGAACCGGATGGGAGAATGTTTGTTTGTGCCCTGGTTTGTCCCCTTGGGTTTAATTGCTCTCAGGGCTAGAATAAGGACGCTTGGAGGTATCAGGGTACGTTGAATGTGATTAGTAACTGTTATATATTCATTCACACAGGAGAGTGTATGCACATGTCCTTGTCTGTCATCGATGGTCGTATGACCCCCATCACACGCACAAGGACGCTTGGGGTTGTTCAGGTACGTTGAGATAATAAGCTGTTATATATCAGAACAGACAAAGGAATGTATGTTCATGATCTGGTTTGTCAACGCGGGTCTTTTTGCTCCCAGGAACCGAACAAAGAGGCTTGGAGGTGTTCATGTACCTTGAGTGTGATAACCCCCATAATGCCCATCTGTTACAGGGCTCTATATACGGGGATTGAATGGTAATTCATGTTAATTCCGTCTGTTTCAGGGTTCCATCTGCGTCAAAAACATGGCAATGCACCGATTCCCGTTAATTGTAACGGTTTAATTTGCGGC
The DNA window shown above is from Mya arenaria isolate MELC-2E11 chromosome 6, ASM2691426v1 and carries:
- the LOC128236700 gene encoding placenta-specific gene 8 protein-like, which gives rise to MNTIVVTQQPPRRRMLIGSVDGHRDWNSGICACFADSKPLTMTYCCLACVVCDISNRMGECLFVPWFVPLGLIALRARIRTLGGIRGSICGDSIVLSCCPLCAICQMQRELEAMGL